A genomic stretch from Frigoribacterium sp. PvP032 includes:
- a CDS encoding glycosyl hydrolase, whose amino-acid sequence MLAGCTSDDGSAGPDGGSTEGRTTAAGDVLPASQIDPLVAALPEESVAEVPTMRLADGVLPPTNRWFSGLVFGDEPMPVFPFPISFQLTDDGFAAGQPAPVPSATAIVGPALTDVSVDLGSSDFVVSGYDDVSVTLEHRDGDAVLGHTTIAEGSPTVSYTAATAQTDALSVLGDGSFRAAGDGRATVEVGDATWGVVVTGGTLDADASSVSLDEGGSVVLVSVPAGASSDQTSQVLDAAASPLTGVTTTYGTSGSGDQQQQTTELGYVTAAGGDALVVAAPHQGDSGPAAGGADTGLTYPTVYGTVPLSIGTGLSFGAPTTTASAALDLTGLSDAERASVRDQLEIDVSLTPTFAADTYYGGKALYRASMLYQLAVQLDDQEVAADLKKRIVDQLDLWTEPDGCDSRDQECFVYDPAVKGVVGKAASFGSDEFNDHYFHYGYFLYAAGVMAADDPSLAGGWQPVMDLLAADIASGSQNGSFPDRRAFDPFWSHSWASGYSPFADGNNQESSSEAVGAYAGLSLWASATGDEALGGEASWMLSAESQAALAYFVAPDLSDPVFAGAAGTTTFDHRVVSLNWGGKRDYATWFSAEPSAIAGIQLIPLSPTSVDYLTSEAAGGAEQVDAFVAEAAPDGFDGPLADYVLMYSALAGKDAAASALTTLAALPATGIDDGNSRSYAMAWILAAQARGQ is encoded by the coding sequence GTGCTGGCCGGCTGCACCAGCGACGACGGCTCGGCCGGCCCCGACGGCGGCAGCACCGAGGGCCGCACGACGGCCGCGGGCGATGTGCTCCCGGCCTCGCAGATCGACCCGCTCGTGGCCGCGCTGCCCGAGGAGTCGGTGGCCGAGGTCCCGACGATGCGCCTCGCCGACGGCGTCCTGCCTCCGACCAACCGCTGGTTCTCCGGCCTGGTCTTCGGTGACGAGCCGATGCCCGTCTTCCCCTTCCCGATCTCGTTCCAGCTGACCGACGACGGCTTCGCCGCCGGCCAGCCCGCCCCGGTGCCCTCGGCCACCGCGATCGTCGGGCCCGCCCTGACCGACGTCTCGGTCGACCTCGGCTCGTCCGACTTCGTCGTCAGCGGCTACGACGACGTGTCGGTGACCCTCGAGCACCGCGACGGCGACGCCGTGCTCGGCCACACGACGATCGCCGAGGGCTCGCCCACGGTCTCGTACACCGCGGCGACGGCACAGACCGACGCCCTCTCGGTGCTCGGAGACGGCTCCTTCCGGGCAGCCGGCGACGGCCGCGCGACGGTCGAGGTCGGCGACGCCACGTGGGGGGTCGTCGTCACCGGCGGCACCCTCGACGCCGACGCCTCGTCCGTGTCGCTGGACGAGGGCGGCTCGGTCGTGCTCGTCTCGGTGCCGGCCGGCGCCTCCTCCGACCAGACCTCGCAGGTGCTCGACGCGGCAGCCTCGCCGCTGACCGGCGTGACCACCACGTACGGCACGAGCGGCAGCGGCGACCAGCAGCAGCAGACCACCGAGCTCGGCTACGTCACGGCGGCGGGCGGCGACGCCCTCGTCGTCGCGGCGCCGCACCAGGGCGACTCCGGCCCCGCGGCCGGCGGCGCCGACACCGGTCTCACGTACCCGACCGTCTACGGCACCGTGCCCCTCTCGATCGGCACCGGCCTGTCGTTCGGGGCGCCCACCACGACGGCCTCGGCGGCGCTCGACCTCACCGGGCTGAGCGACGCCGAGCGCGCCTCAGTGCGTGACCAGCTCGAGATCGACGTCAGCCTGACGCCGACCTTCGCGGCCGACACGTACTACGGCGGCAAGGCGCTCTACCGGGCGTCGATGCTCTACCAGCTCGCCGTGCAGCTCGACGACCAGGAGGTGGCCGCCGACCTGAAGAAGCGCATCGTCGACCAGCTCGACCTCTGGACAGAGCCCGACGGCTGCGACTCGCGCGACCAGGAGTGCTTCGTCTACGACCCCGCGGTGAAGGGCGTCGTCGGCAAGGCGGCGTCGTTCGGCTCGGACGAGTTCAACGACCACTACTTCCACTACGGCTACTTCCTCTACGCGGCCGGCGTCATGGCCGCCGACGACCCCTCGCTCGCCGGGGGCTGGCAGCCCGTGATGGACCTGCTCGCCGCCGACATCGCGTCGGGCTCGCAGAACGGCTCGTTCCCCGACCGCCGCGCGTTCGACCCGTTCTGGTCGCACAGCTGGGCCAGCGGCTACTCGCCGTTCGCCGACGGCAACAACCAGGAGTCGTCCTCGGAGGCGGTGGGCGCCTACGCGGGCCTCTCGCTCTGGGCGTCGGCCACCGGTGACGAGGCTCTCGGCGGCGAGGCGAGCTGGATGCTGAGCGCCGAGTCGCAGGCGGCACTCGCCTACTTCGTCGCGCCCGACCTCAGCGACCCGGTCTTCGCCGGCGCTGCCGGGACGACGACCTTCGACCACCGGGTCGTGTCGCTCAACTGGGGCGGGAAGCGCGACTACGCCACGTGGTTCTCGGCCGAGCCGTCGGCCATCGCGGGCATCCAGCTGATCCCGCTCAGCCCGACCTCGGTCGACTACCTCACGTCCGAGGCCGCAGGAGGCGCGGAGCAGGTCGACGCGTTCGTCGCGGAGGCGGCGCCTGACGGCTTCGACGGGCCGCTCGCCGACTACGTCCTGATGTACTCGGCGCTGGCCGGGAAGGACGCGGCCGCGTCGGCGCTCACCACGCTCGCCGCGCTGCCCGCCACGGGGATCGACGACGGCAACTCGCGGTCGTACGCGATGGCGTGGATCCTGGCGGCGCAGGCGCGCGGGCAGTAG
- a CDS encoding phospholipase, whose amino-acid sequence MTSENTPAPEGTSTSTTSTTDDSTGITPAPLTRRAIAASRRRATRRRLVGVTAVAAVAIVAGTGFAFVNRAPSAEAVAAAHAQSVKQNEEAIADSLAEAQAKSTIDIASQVVTSTKDKVDASALETSVASLADYENLDSDTLATRVAETASTAQTVQAAASEADRQAAAAAAAAQAAAEAQAAAEAQAAAEAAAAAAAAAQAAANTPAAAKAAAQQLASSKYGWGSDQYGCLVNLWQKESGWNYEAYNPSGATGIPQALPGSKMATAGSDWATNATTQVSWGLDYIKRAYGTPCSAWGHSQSVNWY is encoded by the coding sequence ATGACCTCCGAGAACACCCCCGCCCCCGAGGGCACCAGCACCAGCACCACCAGCACCACCGACGACTCCACCGGCATCACCCCCGCGCCCCTGACGCGCCGGGCCATCGCCGCAAGCCGTCGCCGCGCGACCCGCCGCCGCCTCGTCGGCGTGACCGCGGTCGCCGCCGTCGCGATCGTCGCGGGCACCGGTTTCGCCTTCGTCAACCGCGCCCCGTCGGCCGAGGCCGTCGCCGCCGCCCACGCGCAGAGCGTGAAGCAGAACGAGGAGGCGATCGCCGACTCGCTCGCCGAGGCCCAAGCGAAGTCCACGATCGACATCGCCTCGCAGGTCGTGACCTCGACGAAGGACAAGGTCGACGCCAGCGCGCTCGAGACCTCTGTCGCGTCGCTCGCCGACTACGAGAACCTCGACTCCGACACGCTCGCCACCCGCGTGGCCGAGACGGCGTCGACGGCACAGACGGTCCAGGCCGCCGCTTCCGAGGCCGACCGTCAGGCCGCGGCCGCCGCAGCTGCCGCCCAGGCCGCCGCCGAGGCGCAGGCCGCCGCCGAGGCCCAGGCTGCGGCCGAGGCCGCCGCCGCCGCAGCCGCTGCCGCCCAGGCCGCCGCGAACACGCCGGCCGCCGCCAAGGCCGCCGCCCAGCAGCTCGCCTCGTCGAAGTACGGCTGGGGAAGCGACCAGTACGGCTGCCTCGTGAACCTGTGGCAGAAGGAGTCGGGCTGGAACTACGAGGCCTACAACCCGAGCGGCGCGACCGGCATCCCGCAGGCGCTGCCCGGCAGCAAGATGGCGACCGCCGGCTCCGACTGGGCGACGAACGCCACCACGCAGGTCTCCTGGGGCCTCGACTACATCAAGCGCGCCTACGGCACCCCGTGCAGCGCGTGGGGCCACAGCCAGTCGGTCAACTGGTACTGA
- a CDS encoding glucose-6-phosphate dehydrogenase, producing MTTATRQTATDPATEATIGDEGGPSSEPATLLILGASGDLAARLLMPGLGGLLAHEPVRRVQLIGAGVEEYTDEQWHQRVEDSFASVEATGPAVDALLSSTRYITADVTSVDALTTLLDACEAPPAIYFALPPAITEKACEALKQVQLPEGTALALEKPFGTDVASAEHLNRLVLQLVPEERVHRVDHFLGRATVLNLLGLRFANRLIEPMLNNQHVESIDIVYDETLGLEGRARYYDHAGALVDMIQSHLLQVMAVLTMNAPSTLKAVDLRDEKQLVLRATRLLDGDPVANSRRARYTAGTIEGRDLPAYTAEEGVDASIETETLAEMVVEVQNWRWAGVPIRLRSGKALASRRREIVITFRPPTHVPREFVGGGTPDRLRIAIAPDEMSLELNVNGPGDSYDLSRATLHAEFGLGDLTAYGEVLAGILDGDPTLSVRGDSAVEGWRIVAPVLEAWRAGDVPIDEYPAGTAGPSSWPAVEDD from the coding sequence ATGACGACCGCGACGCGACAGACGGCCACCGACCCCGCCACGGAGGCGACCATCGGCGACGAGGGCGGGCCGAGCTCCGAGCCGGCGACGCTCCTGATCCTGGGCGCGTCCGGCGACCTGGCCGCCCGCCTCCTGATGCCCGGCCTCGGGGGGCTGCTCGCCCACGAGCCCGTGCGACGCGTGCAGCTGATCGGCGCAGGCGTCGAGGAGTACACGGACGAGCAGTGGCACCAGCGTGTCGAGGACTCGTTCGCCAGCGTCGAGGCGACCGGGCCCGCGGTCGACGCCCTCCTCAGCTCGACCCGCTACATCACCGCGGACGTGACCTCGGTCGACGCCCTGACCACGCTGCTCGACGCGTGCGAGGCGCCCCCGGCGATCTACTTCGCCCTGCCGCCCGCGATCACCGAGAAGGCCTGCGAGGCCCTGAAGCAGGTGCAGCTGCCCGAGGGCACCGCACTCGCGCTCGAGAAGCCGTTCGGCACCGACGTGGCGTCGGCCGAGCACCTCAACCGGCTCGTCCTGCAGCTCGTCCCCGAGGAGCGGGTGCACCGCGTCGACCACTTCCTCGGCCGCGCGACCGTGCTCAACCTGCTCGGCCTGCGCTTCGCGAACCGCCTGATCGAGCCGATGCTCAACAACCAGCACGTCGAGAGCATCGACATCGTCTACGACGAGACGCTCGGCCTCGAGGGCCGGGCCCGCTACTACGACCACGCCGGCGCCCTGGTCGACATGATCCAGAGCCACCTGCTGCAGGTGATGGCCGTCCTCACGATGAACGCCCCGTCGACGCTCAAGGCCGTCGACCTGCGCGACGAGAAGCAGCTCGTGCTGCGCGCCACGCGCCTCCTCGACGGCGATCCCGTCGCCAACAGCCGTCGCGCCCGCTACACGGCCGGCACGATCGAGGGCCGCGACCTGCCCGCCTACACCGCCGAGGAGGGGGTGGACGCGTCGATCGAGACCGAGACGCTCGCCGAGATGGTCGTCGAGGTGCAGAACTGGCGCTGGGCCGGCGTGCCGATCCGGCTGCGCTCGGGCAAGGCCCTGGCCTCGAGGAGGCGCGAGATCGTCATCACCTTCCGCCCGCCGACGCACGTGCCGCGCGAGTTCGTCGGCGGTGGCACCCCTGACCGCCTCCGCATCGCGATCGCCCCCGACGAGATGTCGCTCGAGCTCAACGTCAACGGCCCCGGCGACTCGTACGACCTGTCGCGGGCGACCCTGCACGCCGAGTTCGGCCTCGGCGACCTGACGGCCTACGGCGAGGTGCTCGCGGGGATCCTCGACGGCGACCCGACCCTGTCGGTGCGCGGCGACTCGGCGGTCGAGGGGTGGCGCATCGTCGCCCCCGTGCTCGAGGCGTGGCGGGCGGGCGACGTGCCGATCGACGAGTACCCGGCAGGCACGGCGGGGCCGTCGTCGTGGCCCGCGGTCGAGGACGACTGA
- a CDS encoding SDR family oxidoreductase, which produces MTTDAPRPTALVTGATRGIGLAIARDLSRTHHVVVHGRDEEALVALAGSLPSASPWVADLAGPSFEAPSLDRLDVVVHAAGVIGGDAVEGTSRDDWRRVFEVNVFAVAELTRQLLPALRAAQGTVVAINSGSGFTAGPGGGTYAASKFALRALTDSLREEERPHGVRVSSVHPGRVDTDMQHELVESEGGVYDTALYLEPQSVADAVRLVVDLPHGATAEVVSVRPTRRA; this is translated from the coding sequence ATGACCACCGACGCACCTCGCCCCACCGCCCTCGTCACCGGGGCCACCCGCGGCATCGGCCTCGCGATCGCCCGTGACCTGTCGCGCACCCACCACGTCGTCGTGCACGGCCGAGACGAGGAGGCGCTGGTCGCCCTCGCCGGCTCCCTCCCGTCGGCCTCGCCCTGGGTCGCCGACCTCGCGGGGCCGTCCTTCGAGGCGCCGTCGCTCGACCGTCTCGACGTCGTCGTGCACGCCGCGGGAGTGATCGGCGGCGACGCCGTCGAGGGCACGAGCCGCGACGACTGGCGCCGCGTCTTCGAGGTCAACGTCTTCGCCGTCGCCGAGCTGACCCGTCAGCTGCTGCCTGCCCTGCGTGCAGCGCAGGGCACCGTCGTGGCGATCAACAGCGGCTCGGGGTTCACGGCGGGCCCCGGGGGCGGCACCTACGCGGCGAGCAAGTTCGCGCTGCGCGCCCTCACCGACTCTCTGCGCGAGGAGGAGCGACCGCACGGCGTACGCGTCAGCTCGGTCCACCCGGGCCGCGTCGACACCGACATGCAGCACGAACTGGTCGAGAGCGAGGGCGGCGTCTACGACACCGCGCTGTACCTCGAGCCGCAGTCGGTGGCCGACGCGGTGCGCCTCGTCGTCGACCTGCCCCACGGCGCCACGGCCGAGGTCGTCTCGGTGCGGCCGACGCGACGCGCCTGA
- a CDS encoding transglutaminase family protein, with the protein MKRTASARLEFDVAGPAEFVLSVAASALYEQRAEEALVVTQDGAPVAVRELVDQHGTRLHLCDVGAGRVLVDYRVVVDGRLAAPPVDELDLVRSRRPSRYCESDTLAPTARAEFGGLTGRDLLAAVSSWVGSHLAYVPGASAPTDGAVQTLLDRQGVCRDYAHLVIALLRALDVPARLVSVYAPGLSPMDFHAVAEAFVDDEWHVVDATTLAPRSTLLRIATGRDASDTAFLTSHGAAVTVASMQVRAVADELPRDDVTQFVSLG; encoded by the coding sequence ATGAAGCGCACCGCCTCCGCCCGCCTCGAGTTCGACGTCGCCGGCCCGGCCGAGTTCGTCCTGTCCGTGGCCGCCTCGGCCCTGTACGAGCAGCGAGCCGAGGAGGCGCTGGTCGTCACCCAGGACGGAGCTCCCGTCGCCGTCCGCGAGCTCGTCGACCAGCACGGCACCCGCCTGCACCTCTGCGACGTGGGGGCGGGGAGGGTGCTCGTCGACTACCGAGTGGTCGTGGACGGGAGGCTCGCCGCGCCTCCTGTCGACGAGCTCGACCTCGTGCGGTCCCGTCGCCCGAGCCGCTACTGCGAGTCGGACACCCTCGCCCCGACGGCGCGGGCGGAGTTCGGCGGGCTGACGGGCCGCGACCTGCTCGCCGCCGTCAGCTCGTGGGTGGGCTCGCACCTCGCCTACGTCCCCGGGGCGAGCGCCCCCACCGACGGCGCCGTGCAGACGCTGCTCGACCGGCAGGGCGTGTGCCGCGACTACGCGCACCTCGTGATCGCGCTGCTGCGCGCCCTCGACGTGCCCGCCCGGCTGGTGTCGGTCTACGCGCCCGGCCTCTCGCCGATGGACTTCCACGCCGTCGCCGAGGCCTTCGTCGACGACGAGTGGCACGTCGTCGACGCCACCACGCTCGCCCCCCGCAGCACCCTGCTGCGCATCGCGACGGGCCGTGACGCGAGCGACACCGCGTTCCTCACCAGCCACGGCGCGGCCGTCACGGTCGCCTCGATGCAGGTCAGGGCCGTGGCCGACGAGCTGCCGCGCGACGACGTGACGCAGTTCGTCAGCCTCGGCTGA
- a CDS encoding glycosyltransferase family 2 protein, translated as MSRTMRGAPLSPETGSATTSSSADRLAAGTTATTPRTGTTAALVHDERPDTATPVDLRHLAPSGSVGQRREPVPAPRPRADHVTVAARPEGGRAHSPVMVLLVLIATLGILLYAQFLLNPSNRGDILPYAMIIVAEAILVVQTLFAMWTILSGGQDPRDFDFHATQDTLYDEDEIDRLGLRGTPHLWPMRVAGEKIVADVFITVYGEELAKIATTVQAALALKGEHRTWVLDDGRSDEVKDLAAQLGARYIRRLSSNGAKAGNVNHALAIAKGDYFAIFDADFVPGTDFLFETVPFFVDEKVAFVQTPQTYGNLTSLVSRGAGYMQTVFYRFIQPGRNRFNAAFCVGTNVIFRRSAIDEIGGIDTDSKSEDVWTSLHLHEAGWKSIYIPMTLAVGDAPETIEAYSKQQLRWATGGFEILFRHNPLSPRRTLTMDQRLQYFVTATNYLTGIAPLLLLMVPPMEIFFDLRPMNLHISVLQWFLFYAGFYLMQIVLAFYTLGSFRWEVLMLATVSFPIYVKALWNVISGKDEAWSVTGRKGKVSSPFNFIIPQVLFWLFLTLTSCVALVRDADNGVLTLATVWNLLNTFILSAFLVAAWREGRTLKRFAKAEQRGEVTDAPVVLTAPPGSVPASPRTQISRPAPRTGEEILALQQADEAEQAAAKEADLATAYRLADRTPSDDPEQTARDQVRQAELAASRAFAHAHERELLAHAEHAPDSSASASASASATRQGGRPRGRRAADATPDHGASADDLGASADQQERVTS; from the coding sequence ATGTCCCGAACCATGCGCGGCGCTCCGCTGTCCCCGGAAACGGGGTCGGCCACCACGTCGTCCTCCGCCGACCGCCTCGCGGCCGGCACCACCGCAACCACACCCCGCACCGGCACCACTGCCGCGCTCGTCCACGACGAGCGGCCCGACACCGCGACGCCCGTCGACCTGAGGCACCTAGCACCCTCCGGGTCCGTCGGCCAGCGTCGCGAGCCGGTGCCTGCTCCTCGGCCGCGGGCCGACCACGTCACCGTGGCGGCCCGCCCCGAGGGCGGCCGGGCGCACAGCCCCGTCATGGTGCTGCTCGTGCTCATCGCCACGCTCGGCATCCTGCTGTACGCGCAGTTCCTGCTGAACCCGAGCAACCGGGGCGACATCCTGCCCTACGCGATGATCATCGTCGCCGAGGCGATCCTCGTCGTGCAGACGCTCTTCGCCATGTGGACGATCCTCTCGGGCGGCCAGGACCCCCGCGACTTCGACTTCCACGCGACGCAGGACACCCTGTACGACGAGGACGAGATCGACCGCCTCGGCCTGCGCGGCACGCCGCACCTCTGGCCGATGCGCGTCGCCGGCGAGAAGATCGTCGCCGACGTCTTCATCACGGTCTACGGCGAGGAGCTCGCCAAGATCGCGACGACCGTCCAGGCCGCTCTGGCGCTGAAGGGCGAGCACCGCACCTGGGTGCTCGACGACGGCCGGAGCGACGAGGTCAAGGACCTCGCCGCTCAGCTCGGCGCCCGCTACATCCGCCGCCTGAGCAGCAACGGCGCGAAGGCCGGCAACGTGAACCACGCGCTGGCCATCGCCAAGGGCGACTACTTCGCCATCTTCGACGCCGACTTCGTGCCCGGGACGGACTTCCTGTTCGAGACCGTGCCGTTCTTCGTCGACGAGAAGGTCGCCTTCGTGCAGACCCCTCAGACGTACGGCAACCTGACGAGCCTCGTCAGCCGCGGCGCGGGCTACATGCAGACCGTGTTCTACAGGTTCATCCAGCCGGGCCGGAACCGCTTCAACGCGGCCTTCTGCGTCGGCACCAACGTGATCTTCCGCCGCAGCGCGATCGACGAGATCGGCGGCATCGACACCGACTCGAAGTCGGAGGACGTCTGGACGAGCCTGCACCTGCACGAGGCCGGCTGGAAGTCGATCTACATCCCGATGACGCTCGCGGTCGGCGACGCCCCCGAGACGATCGAGGCGTACAGCAAGCAGCAGCTCCGCTGGGCGACGGGCGGCTTCGAGATCCTGTTCCGCCACAACCCGCTGAGCCCCCGTCGCACCCTGACGATGGACCAGCGCCTGCAGTACTTCGTCACCGCGACGAACTACCTCACCGGCATCGCGCCCCTGCTGCTGCTCATGGTGCCGCCGATGGAGATCTTCTTCGACCTGCGCCCGATGAACCTGCACATCTCCGTGCTGCAGTGGTTCCTCTTCTACGCCGGCTTCTACCTGATGCAGATCGTGCTGGCGTTCTACACGCTCGGCTCGTTCCGCTGGGAGGTGCTGATGCTCGCCACCGTGTCGTTCCCGATCTACGTCAAGGCGCTGTGGAACGTCATCAGCGGCAAGGACGAGGCGTGGAGCGTCACCGGCCGCAAGGGCAAGGTGTCGTCGCCGTTCAACTTCATCATCCCGCAGGTGCTGTTCTGGCTGTTCCTCACGTTGACCTCGTGCGTGGCGCTCGTCCGCGACGCCGACAACGGCGTGCTGACGCTGGCCACCGTCTGGAACCTGCTCAACACCTTCATCCTGTCCGCTTTCCTCGTCGCCGCCTGGCGCGAGGGCCGCACGCTCAAGCGCTTCGCGAAGGCGGAGCAGCGCGGCGAGGTGACCGACGCCCCCGTGGTGCTCACGGCGCCTCCCGGCTCGGTGCCCGCGTCGCCCCGCACGCAGATCTCGCGGCCCGCACCGCGCACCGGCGAGGAGATCCTCGCCCTGCAGCAGGCCGACGAGGCCGAGCAGGCCGCAGCGAAGGAGGCGGACCTCGCGACCGCGTACCGGCTCGCCGACCGCACGCCGTCCGACGACCCCGAGCAGACGGCCCGCGACCAGGTCCGTCAGGCCGAGCTCGCCGCGTCGCGTGCCTTCGCCCACGCCCACGAGAGGGAACTGCTGGCGCACGCCGAGCACGCCCCCGACTCCAGTGCCAGTGCCAGTGCCAGTGCGAGCGCCACGCGTCAGGGCGGGCGGCCGCGCGGCCGTCGCGCCGCCGACGCGACCCCCGACCACGGCGCGAGCGCCGACGACCTCGGCGCCAGCGCCGACCAGCAGGAGAGGGTCACGTCATGA
- a CDS encoding HlyD family efflux transporter periplasmic adaptor subunit yields the protein MTWINRLKMTAGMLVVLVLVAAFTMIFTQRQQQVNSTSAEIAAQEYSVGTDYSGTITRSYVENGDEVKEGDTLFEVQSLSLLQDISRGLVTYDTATYSVAPDGTLTLKAAVDGTVADVVLKEGSFVQAGGSLGTIDKADTLFVAADFVLTPRDYERIESGAEVDLMLPNQTTITGKVGVVNVETKDGDAETTLQVSSDQLVEGAYNGLVTPGTPIEAKLHLRDDGVLAGPVDSLTDFLRQIGV from the coding sequence ATGACCTGGATCAACCGACTCAAGATGACCGCCGGCATGCTCGTCGTGCTCGTGCTCGTCGCCGCCTTCACGATGATCTTCACGCAGCGCCAGCAGCAGGTGAACAGCACGAGCGCCGAGATCGCCGCCCAGGAGTACTCGGTCGGCACCGACTACAGCGGCACCATCACCCGTTCGTACGTCGAGAACGGCGACGAGGTGAAGGAGGGCGACACGCTCTTCGAGGTGCAGAGCCTCTCGCTGCTGCAGGACATCTCCCGCGGTCTCGTCACCTACGACACCGCGACCTACTCGGTGGCCCCCGACGGCACACTCACCCTGAAGGCAGCCGTCGACGGCACCGTGGCCGACGTGGTGCTCAAGGAGGGCAGCTTCGTCCAGGCCGGCGGCTCACTCGGCACGATCGACAAGGCGGACACCCTGTTCGTCGCCGCCGACTTCGTGCTGACGCCTCGTGACTACGAGCGGATCGAGTCCGGCGCCGAGGTCGACCTCATGCTGCCGAACCAGACCACCATCACGGGCAAGGTCGGCGTGGTGAACGTCGAGACCAAGGACGGCGACGCCGAGACGACGCTGCAGGTCTCGAGCGACCAGCTGGTCGAGGGCGCCTACAACGGGCTCGTGACCCCCGGCACGCCCATCGAGGCGAAGCTGCACCTCCGGGACGACGGGGTGCTCGCCGGCCCCGTCGACTCCCTCACCGACTTCCTGCGCCAGATCGGAGTCTGA